The nucleotide sequence CAACGGTTTCATCTGTATATAACaaattgtaaaatgaaatgaataccAATACAAGTATAAATACAGAGTAGATATGGAGGATCATCCGAATGGATACAGACCAgctgaaaatcaaaatgaaataaaactctTAGCAAACTGCTTTTCTAGTTGAGAGCCTGTGTGAGAGAATAAGTAATGAGAGATAATTACCGGGAAGTGTATAGAGCGCCCAAATGTCAGAATCCAACGAACAGACTGGATATTTAGTTTGAAGTGCCCTTCGCTGAATCCATAAGGAATCcagaaaagtaaaatataattaaaaacaaaacaggattAGGGTAGGTAATCAATAGCAATaagcaaaataagaaaatgcAATATAGAACGGCAGTCAATGATATAATCTATGTCTGGATCAGGTCAAACTTCCATAGATTCAGGTACTGAGAAAGTAAGGGAGCAAGGAATATGTGTTATTGACAGAAATATATAACAGAACAAAATATTTGAACCGTCTGGTTGCATCCCAACACTGAAATAGGTTTATGGCAGAAGATTCGAGTTACCAATATTCGAGAATTAAGAAGACTCTGTTAAAATATATTCGCAAATATTCAGTATCTGTTATTTTATGTTGCTGTCTGGTGCAGGTAAACTAAAGTGCATGTGACCGaaacaaatattaacataaGAATTATGTATCAACAGAGAGTCGTGGATAATTGAACTGCATCCATCAAGTTCTAAAGCTGCATAGTAGAGACGAgtttgttgaaaacattttgtTCACTTTAATAGAAAGTCCATAGTTCTTCGGATACATTTAGCCTCTCATGATGCTGTTCACAATCACGGAAACTGAATGTGGAAAATCGCATTTTCTTTATATTGGTCCGACCTACTACTGCCAACTGTTAAAAAGTCATATAAAATACTATGATGCATTACGATGAGAATATGTCCTTCAAGCGTGAATTTTGCGTAAATTACATGATCCTTTATAGACATATATCGGTAAGTTAATCAAGCGCTATGCTGTGGAATATCTTGATGAAAACGTAAAAAGGACAAATTGTGTTTAGAATTATTTCAGATTTTATTCTGTATAATTTTGTTAGTTTTCTTTTCAGTCCTGTTAAATTTCGTCTAAAACGTCTTCAAAGGGAGCTTTgcatgtttatttcattaagCGTCAGAGCAAGCAGCTACGTTGATGTCAGATATGAGTGTGTTAAACATGTGCAGCCTGGGGGATCTGTACCTCTCTCACCAGTTCACTACCCTCAGTCCCTCCTTCAACCTCGTTAAGATTAACATATTCAAGCTCAACCCCTTTATATATACTATGCAGTGGCTGTTTGATTGTTCTATAACTGGTCTATGCTTTATTTACGTTTGTAATCATTTGATATCTCAATTATTCCCGCTGTGAAAGTAAATATAAGAGAAGATcagtacattacagtaaacTTGACTGATTTTAATGTTACATTGTTCCAAGCCCTTTCTCAGCTATGTCACTCATTTGGTTAAATATCTTTCTTCATCTGCGTTAATAGAAGAAATGTACTTATTCTGGCAGGGACTAACATGATCTCAAACTGTATCTTAAAGTTCCTAGAATTTCAAGAGGAAAAGGTGAAGAAGGCAAGAGATAGTCATCAATTAAAAACTAATCAACCAATAATGATCGTTACTGTACTTGTAAGTTCCTTTGATATCATGTTGAACAAGTCATGCATCGGTGTATAAGGAAGTAGAATACAGTCAGAAAACCTGATGattaaggaaaagaaaatttgacTAACAAAGAGATAAAATCAGAGACTCGCAGGTGATAAGAAGTTCGATTCGAATGAACTTTAAATGAATCATTTAATAAGTAGTACCATTTTGTATTTCCATACCCGTCTGCATAATACTCCAGCTACACAGCGTCTGGATTCTCGTTCAATTTATTAAATACTCCCCGGTTATATACCACATCTAATAACAAGCTGGACAATGTTTgggaaataattaaaaatgtaCTCATAACTATGAATACGCCCTTTCACTTTCTGTTCGACACCTAACATAATTAGTTTGCATGTTATTTTATGTCATGAGATATTTGGTGGATGGGGAAATGGAGGcggccatcatcatcatcatcatcatcatcatcatcatcatcatcatcatcatcatcatcatcatcatcatcatcatcatcatcatcatcatcatcatcatcatcatcatcatcatcatcatcatcatcatcatcatcatcatcatcatcatcatcatcatcatcaccaccaccaccaccaccacaaccatcatcatcatcatcatcatcatcatcatcatcatcatcatcatcgtcatcatcgtcatcatcgtcatcatcatcaccatcattatcatcatcaccatcaccactaTAACCATCTCCATCACCAACATTGTCGCGATGCTGGTCATTCATGAGACCACCATCAACATCACCACGTTGATCTTATCACATTACCATCTTCACCATCATAGTCACTACAATTacaatcaccatcaccatcaccatcatcatcaccatcatgttaagaaagaaaattgCACAGTATAACAAGTATAGGTCATCACATTTTAAATCCTGGCTGGCTTTATGTAAAATTTCGATACTTTTAGAAAGTCTTTTTGATGaaatcttaaaatattttctttccatttcagATTATGATCTATAAGTAAACCAAGACATTCGTCACAAAAACTcattctatatattaacctCATTTACAGTAATGTCCAGATCAGTATTAAAACGGATATTGTAAAATAGCATGCAACTGTTTTGCTAACATTGAGAGATAACGTTTTGACTTCGACTTTGGAGTTCTTTTCTTATAATTTCTCATAGTACCTTGATGTCATCACCGGAATACAAATTATAATCATTTGGATACATTACACGTGTCGTTTGTATACAGGATAATCAATCTGGGCCTAATAGACGCTTGATGCACATCGCAAACtgtattaacaaaaaaaaaacctgactTTAAAACACTGATATGGACATATTGCTTTCTGTTCGACAAATAACTAGTTAGCCAGTCACGAACAATATCCCGATTTACGTAATGTTAATGTAAGCTAAGGCATTCTGTTACTTTACTTCAACAAATTTCCTTGTTCTGAATTTATTGTAAAAGTTTTCTTTCTCTGTctcattttgtctctcttttaCTCTCTCATTCATTATATTCCTTACCCGATGATTGTTCTTTCATTAttagtttatttctttaatcaatttcttcttcatatgttttgttttacttttttaattagCTTAACCTGTTAAAATTCATGAAGTATTTATGAactattatattaaatatattaataattcctctattgttttcatcattaaaattaattagTTTTTTATTAAGTACTACTAATATTAAGCActactaatattatttattcattttacttACAAGAGTTGGTTGAATCTTTGACAGTGTTGtatatagtttaatattccatttaaTTCATGTGCATTCATTTCTCTCCCTTCCTCTGTCTGTATGTGCATCCTCTCTATTAATGTTatgattggtagagagagaccagaggagAGGACAATATTCCCATCTCCATCAATCTTACTGAAGGACCGGACTAGATGCACCCTGTATATGGGaatctgaagaaaggaaaataataaatagaattaatTCCATCGTGTTATTTCACAGGATAAATACttgaaaattataaaattataattcATTTAGGAATATCAACTATATTGTTGTTTTAATCTAATATTAAtcaaatgatattttgtttatttaatcaGATTTGTTGTATTGTTTGGTGATTACTTAATAATTAGTGGTTTGAACTTGTTGAATAAAAAAGGTAATTTTATGTGTAAAGTGTGTGTTATCTTCGATTCACCTTTTTTAAGCATTGTAAAATGTTAAAGGGTAAACAAGAGGGTTAGGTTTATTACAGAGATCAGTCATTGCCATTTCTGTTGAATGAATCAAAGGTGTCTAAGAGAGGTGAGGGATGGACGGAACAAGGGATGTCAGGGGTGTAGGGAGGGGTGTGTTATGGTAAGGAAGGGTGTGCTAAAGTTAAGTGATTTTTCGTCGGGTATTAGGAGAGCGAGGATATGGTTTACCCTGgtgaatgttatatttatactttCAAAGCGTGTCAAGGGGTGAGAAACGGATCGATGGGTGTCATACTGGGCAAGGATGGGTAAAGTAGGGGTAGTGAGTGGTGCTTTATGGTGGGGGAGCATGGAAACCGCTTTCATTTCTTAAATGTAATGTGTGTTTTTTACGGGAGAGGAGGAAAACTGCAGAAAcgaaaataattatataaattaaatataataccGCTTTATCAGGGATTAAAGTTTAAGACGTATTTTGTGTTTAactattatattataatttattaataatatatatgtattttttatgtCTTTATCTTGAATGTGGTATTATAGAGATATTAATTACACAATCGGATCCTTGttagtatttattttatttaagtgGTGTTTAACTGTTAATACTTCTTTAATCTCTGTTTATCATCGTTATCATAGACAGTAGTCGATTCAGGAGCTACCATATCATGACGAGGGTAAAATATGAGGGAGTGGTAGGTTAGTTATTTAAGTAGATTTATATCAGGGTTGTACTGTATGCAATGTTACTGTTGAATACATAGAAGTTGAGTGACAATTTAATGTACGGGGGAGGGGTTGGTGTATTCAATTTCGTGATGTTCTTATCTTGAAAGTCtaactttttaagttttatcaTATCTAACGATTGAGGAAGACCACTTTGTGTTTAATCTAACCTTATCGTAGCCACGAATTCAGTTAAACTGTACCTCGTGACTTAATGAGTTGGAGTGGAATAATATGTAGTTTGAGGATTAGCCCAGGGTTATGGGAAAGTGAACAGTGTACCTTTCAGAGGAATGCGTTTTTCAATATTGACTCATTCCATTAAAGACAGTCAATTAAGGTAGAAACACGGATAGTTATaaatagttgttattattttaaaaatttttgaatgttaatgttaatgctcgattgtattcatattttaataacacaTTTCAATAAAAGATCAAAGGTAAACAATGTTTAATTATGTTATCTTCCTCACAATAAGTTGATCGGGGAGATATTATGTAATGATACAATTCTGCATGTATCATAGTCACGTGACCAATTGACGGTGTACTTACAGTATGACTGGACGCTTTCAGTAGGAGCTCTACGGCTGACCTCTGTACTGACACACTGTCTTTGTCACTGATGACCACATCTTGTGAGCACAGCTCTGTGATAGTTTGAATGTCATCAGCCTATAACAAGATACATATTGTTGTATCAATTAAATATGATTAATGATAAGGTATATGATAAAACACGATGGTTTTATCGTGTAAGGGCGCACTGTACGGTACATACAGAACTTGTGTAAGGAACCAACTCCTGAAATCCGATATGTCAAAACACTACCATGCCTTATATAGCCATGATGACCAGTCGTTTTGTACGGGATGAATACATTAGTGCAAGTATATACGATTGATATTTAAACGTACGTAACTGGCCATGGGAGACAAAGGagaaaataacaataaacaaaaggttatacataaaagtttaagaaaaaataaacagcAGGATACTCCTTATTTTTAACTCCCACCTTTCcataccccacccctcccttaaGAATAAACATTCAAACACACTCAAttcacacaaaacaaaagtcTAACCAACCTTCTTCCATCGACCGGATTGGAGATCAAGATGACAGGCATTACTCGGCCACAAAACTGGGAAACAGAGTAAACATGAAATCAAGAAAGTATATTTATGAACAAACCAAAGCTATGTGTTTAAGACTCTGAATACATTAAAATTAagtaacttttcttttaaaatagatacattttataaataaccATTTTTAATGCAAGaatttttatttatgttattcGCCGTATGATTCCCTGGACAGATATGAGTTAACGACATTGAATGGTTTCAAAATTTTTAAAGCAGTTAATATGTATCATTACTGTTACCATAAATTAGAACAATTAGTGacaaatatcaaaatgtaaGAAACGATCCCGGTGCATGCTGAATGgcagtaaatatttatttatcatttcaaactttcaaggaTTTCTCTTTTTACTTATGGTTTCCAGACTAGTCTATTACTGACGTAGATGGTTGAATCTCACTAATTATGATGTCAATTATATGATCCCACCAGCCCTGTATAATTGTTGCATTTACACAATATCATTACTATCACTAATGAAGTCATAGTATTCATCTCATAATTAATAACACTCATGTAACCCAAGTCTGTCATTTATCTACTTATAGTGTACTCTTGCCATGAATCAACCTCTGATATAAAGGAGTTTGTTTGaacaatttaatataaatacatccatttgtaatatttcatttacaATGTATAAAAGCCAAAGCACATGAGTGTACTTTAATATAATTTTGCTATAACCAGTGTTTGCAACATTACACAGTCTGTACTCTAACCATTATACCTTGTATTATAACACAATGTATTGTTAGCCATACCgtgtattgtaacatactgtatattagCCATATCTTGTACACACATAGCCATACCTTGtacattctttctttttaattcttctGGGATTTTCTCTGGTCTGATATATGCAGGTAGTGCGCAGTTAGTAAACCtgtgataataaaataaatatatcaactGATGTAAACAACCAGCTCA is from Apostichopus japonicus isolate 1M-3 chromosome 16, ASM3797524v1, whole genome shotgun sequence and encodes:
- the LOC139982321 gene encoding uncharacterized protein isoform X2, producing the protein MQAKKLTEEDIVGLLNYVLPSKKFRKLWFTNCALPAYIRPEKIPEELKRKNVQVLWPSNACHLDLQSGRWKKADDIQTITELCSQDVVISDKDSVSVQRSAVELLLKASSHTIPIYRVHLVRSFSKIDGDGNIVLSSGLSLPIITLIERMHIQTEEGREMNAHELNGILNYIQHCQRFNQLFLRCASSVY
- the LOC139982321 gene encoding uncharacterized protein isoform X1, translated to MQAKKLTEEDIVGLLNYVLPSKKFRKLWFTNCALPAYIRPEKIPEELKRKNVQVLWPSNACHLDLQSGRWKKADDIQTITELCSQDVVISDKDSVSVQRSAVELLLKASSHTIPIYRVHLVRSFSKIDGDGNIVLSSGLSLPIITLIERMHIQTEEGREMNAHELNGILNYIQHCQRFNQLLFSDCILLPYTPMHDLFNMISKELTSTVTIIIG